CTCCCCGAGTAGGACTCGAACCTACAACAACCCGGTTAACAGCCGGGTGCTCTACCATTGAGCTATCGGGGACCAGAAACCTCCGGGCGGCACCACCGCCCGGGAACATTTAAGCCTACCAAACGCCCCCGCGATGTCAACCTCTAACTCGCCCAGCTCGGTGCCCGCCGGTTCGTGGCGGCTGCGGGAACGCCAACCGCGGCCAATTACCGGGCCTTCCCGCCGCTCCAAAAGCCGCAGCCTGTCGTCGCCCGAAAACGCACGCCGGACCGACTGTCCCATGCCGGCCACGATCATCTGGCCTGGTTGCGGTCGCGGACGTCGGCGGCCGACAGCCGTTGCCAAGGTGCCAGCCGCTCGACCCGAGAGCCCCGCGCACCAGCGCCGGCGGTCCCGATGGGGAGGGGCCCACACCCCTGCCCGCGGCCTACTCCGACTGCATACGGAACGACGTCTCGAATTCGACGCGGCCACCTTGGCTGCTCACCGCCACGAGGTCCTTCCCTGGCGGGACGGCGAAGATCAGTCCGAGCACGGCGTCGTCCTGGTCCTGCAATAGCGTCCGCACCGACTTGTCCTTGAAATCGAGCATCTGGCGGAAGCTGGGGTCGTCCGGGACGTAAACCAGCTCGAAGTACGTCTGGTCGCCCTTCTTTACGATCGCGTAATAGCCGACGAGGTCATAGCTCTCGCCGCTGCTGTCGACGGCCTTGTACTGGTTCGTAACCGAGCCGACGAAGTTCATCACCTGGCCGGGCAGCGACTTGGCCTTGCGCGGCTTCGTCTCAAGCTGGAAGAGGCGTTTGCCCTCCGGCAGCTTGAAGCGCGCCACGTTGCCCTCGGCCTCCTTCTCCGGAACCTCGAACACCGCCCGGTCGCCGTCCACGCGCGCGCTGGCCAGGGTCGTGCCGGCGAGCTCCACGGACGAGATCGGCCGCAGCTTGTCGATGCTCATGACGAACGGGAGCCGATCGCGGTCGCCGGTCACGCCCCGGTTGACGGTGTCGATGAAGCGTGCCGGGCCGGTGGCGCGGTCTCTGCCGGTGCCGCCCTGGGCCTCCGCGGCGAGCCGGTCGCCCGGCGCTGACTTGGCCTTCTGGCCGTCGCTCAGGGCCGCCCGCGCGTGGCGACGATATTCGAGGAAGCGCGGCTGGAAGCCTTCCTTGACCTCGAAATAGGCGTCGACCGTCGCGGTCTTGTCCCCGGACATCCCGAAGTTGTTGTCGAGGTCCACGATGCGAATCTTGGATTCGATCGCCGAGTCCACCCCGCCCAGCATCTGCGGAATGTACTGCTGTGGCTCGGCCGTGCCATCCGGGAGCTTGACGTCGCCGACGAGGCGGATCATCGACGGGCGGAAGCGGTGGTAGGCCGACTGCTTGTCGCGGTCGGCAGCGGCACGCTCGAGGGTGAGCCGCACGCCGATCAGCCGGTTGCCGGGCTGGACCTTGTACGCGATCGGCTCGTACGGCGGTTTCTCATTGGACTTGTCGGGCTTGAGCCGGCGGTAGCGCGTGTCATCCGCAGTCAGCGGGGTGGTCTGCTCCCACCATGATTCAACTTTCAGGCCGTTCTTGAAGCCGTCCCCCTTGTCGTCGCGGATCGGCGCCGTAAGCGACTCCGGTTGCACCGTGTTGCCGCTCCAGAAAACCCAGGTGGGGTAGTCGGGGTAGACGCTCGCGAACGTGGTCGGGCCACGGAGACTGCCGTTGCTGAGCAGCTTGAACAACCCGGCGGCAAAGGCGTCCGAGCGCAGCCAGACGTGGTGGCGCACGAAGGCGACACGTTCGTCCTGCATCTTCTCGTCCGGCGGCAGTTCGGCATCGCGATAGGTGCGGTTCTCCGGATCGCGCTCATAACGTGAGTAGCCCAGCGCCCGCCCGCCCCACGGCAGCATGAGGAAGCCGATGATCAGCACGCCGATGGTGATCTGTCCGACGAAGAACCCGCACGCCGCGCCGCCGATCCAGTCCACGTACATCGGGACCCGGACGTTGCCGCGCAGGAACAGATCGCTCAGGGTTCGCAGGATGAAGACCGTGACGATGAAGAGCAGCACCAGGGCCAACGGCTCGGTGTACGAAGGGTGCAGGTTGAGCGTGCCGGTCAGCAGGTCGTTGAGCGGGTCGACGTAGCCGAACGCCACGGCCAGCGCAAACACGCAGCACGCCAGGTTCAGGATGCCGCTATAGAGCCCGAAGATCGAGTGCACGAACGTGATGCCGAGCACGAAGAGCAGGGCGAAGAGATTGAGAGCCATGCTTCACCTCCCGGCCTGGGGCTGTGCGCCGCCGGCGGCGGCGGGCGGCTTCGGTTGCGGTCGCGGCTGGGGTCGCGGTTGCGGGCCGGCGGGCGGCGCCTTGGCCGGCGTGCCGCCGTTGCCGCGGACCGCGCGGGCGACCTCCTGGATACTCGTCACGCCGTCCAGGACTTTCTGGAGCGCCTGCGCCTGCAAACCGAGACCAAGGCGCTTCTGCACGTAGGTCTGGATCTCGGTCATGGACTTGCTGCGGCGGATGACCTCGCGGAGGGGGTCGTCGACGCCGAGCCAGTCGAACACGCCGGTCCGGCCGAAGTACCCGCTGCCCTGACAGGCGGGGCAGATGATCGGCTCGCCCTTTTTGTCGAAGACGGGTTCCGGGGGA
The sequence above is drawn from the Phycisphaerae bacterium genome and encodes:
- a CDS encoding CvpA family protein; its protein translation is MALNLFALLFVLGITFVHSIFGLYSGILNLACCVFALAVAFGYVDPLNDLLTGTLNLHPSYTEPLALVLLFIVTVFILRTLSDLFLRGNVRVPMYVDWIGGAACGFFVGQITIGVLIIGFLMLPWGGRALGYSRYERDPENRTYRDAELPPDEKMQDERVAFVRHHVWLRSDAFAAGLFKLLSNGSLRGPTTFASVYPDYPTWVFWSGNTVQPESLTAPIRDDKGDGFKNGLKVESWWEQTTPLTADDTRYRRLKPDKSNEKPPYEPIAYKVQPGNRLIGVRLTLERAAADRDKQSAYHRFRPSMIRLVGDVKLPDGTAEPQQYIPQMLGGVDSAIESKIRIVDLDNNFGMSGDKTATVDAYFEVKEGFQPRFLEYRRHARAALSDGQKAKSAPGDRLAAEAQGGTGRDRATGPARFIDTVNRGVTGDRDRLPFVMSIDKLRPISSVELAGTTLASARVDGDRAVFEVPEKEAEGNVARFKLPEGKRLFQLETKPRKAKSLPGQVMNFVGSVTNQYKAVDSSGESYDLVGYYAIVKKGDQTYFELVYVPDDPSFRQMLDFKDKSVRTLLQDQDDAVLGLIFAVPPGKDLVAVSSQGGRVEFETSFRMQSE